The DNA region GGGAGGTAGGTAGTTTTACAACCAGAAGCTCTAATAGCCTaggatcagtggttctcaaagagtGGTCCAGGAATCCATTCCACCAGGCTATCTGTgcagtcaaaactattttcataatattaacacagcatttgtctttttcatgCTCATTTGCTCACAAGTGTAGAGTTTTCCAGAAGTCATATGACATGGGATGTCACAAGAGATTGCAGAAGCAAATATGAGAATATAGCTGTTTTCCATTAAGCCcaacattaaagagatttgcaaaaacataaaacactgtCACTCTTCttactaaatatttgttttggAAAAGTTGGTTTCcgattaaaaatattatttatattaacttAAATGGATTTGTGgattcttcattatttttaaaggaagtaatAGTCTTaaaatttcttagttttaatttctaatatggtaaacaCAGGtaaatataacccacataaacaagaGCTCTTTGAGATCCTCAAATTTGTAAAAGAGTCCTGAGACCAAACAGTTTCAgaacttctgcctcagttatttgaAATAGTGCACCTTCTGTTCGCATTAAGAAAACTGTTAAGTTTCTAGCACTGTGATGACAAGGCTCTCTTGCTCCAACCAGAGTCTTCAGATATTACTAAATTTATACTAAACTAGTAACTAGCTGGGGGTCTCTCACTACTTAAGTTCAGGGCTTTTCCAGTAAATACCCTTCCCACCTCTCCCAAGAACAAATCACCTATTTATGAAGCCCAAACCCCACTGTCATGAATCAACTCCACATTAGTGGGATGTTCTAGTGAAGAGTAAAACCTATTTTGTGatcaaaataaaagtgaaacaaacTTTCTGTTAACACGTTAAAATGGCTGGACAAATTTTCACTAAATTTGATAGGTATGCTTAGGATGGTCCGAATTGTTATATGGCGTACGTAAAATTCACTTTGGAGCCACCTGGAAAAGGAAGGGATCAATCCTCCAGCTGACACTGAGGACAGATTTTTTTTACCAAACTTTGGAGGGAACTGTGGGGCTGGTTGGCCATTAAATACTGGATATGGCATGTATAAAATTCTCTTTGGGGGTTGCCAGGATAGGAGGGCAGTACAAAGAGATAATATCCATCCAGAACATTTGACACTGAGGTATGAGATCTACACTGCAAGTGACTGAAACGTGCCATATGTACTAAAATGCCAGAGATGGAGAAGACGCACAGCAGTTTCAAATAtcacatcccctcccccaactgaAGCAGCCCCACTCCAAGTCACTTCTCACATAAGAAACTTCATGTGACATGTCTCAGGGTGAAGAGCACCAGCAGGGGTTTATTTAGTGATGGTTAATGATTCTCTCAAACAATATAGGGCAGGCCAGCTAGTTTATTCGTATTGAATCTAAACCTTAGATCTCTGGCTTAACAATAACATAGGAAACCTTTAAAGACACAATAAATCTTGCGTTAAATCAGAGCTGGTTTAAACCAGTCATAAAACTTCTAATACTCTGGGCTGGCAACTACAGCATGACAAATGTTCAGTCCAGGTACAAAACCACATTTCATTCTCCTTGGCACCCAAATCTGAAACAGATCTGAAAAatgctgaaaaattatttttcaaaggctTTCACCGCAGACCCACTGCTACCAGTCAAGCAGTCATTTCTTCATCCCCCAGGAACAGTTCTGAATGAGAGGGATTGTTCTTTTGATCGGCTTGCCTTGGTGGGTACGTAAGAACTCAGAGAGTTAAATTTCAAGAATGAAGATTAACTGAGATGCCAAGAAAAGTTTTTACTGCAAGCACAGTGAGCAGAAGGAGATGTCTCCTCAACCAAGGCGGCCGCAACGTCTGCCGTTAACTAAGCTCTCCGACAAGCCTTCACTGGTTAAAGCACAGTAATGAGCTTCTTGCTCTCAGGTGTACATCATTTCTGCCATGTGGGACATTTTCTTGGGAATATacaagtaatattccatgtagCCTGACAGGTCCTCAATGGTCACGTCATCCACGAAGACTCGAGCTTGCTCAGAACAGGAGCGGGGGGAGCCAGACAGAGTTCTTGTGTGAAGCGACTGAGAGTAGTCCTCCAGCGTGGATCTTCGCTCTGGGGCTAAGGGAGGGACGTTCTGCAGGCCTGAAAAGGAATATACCTCCATATCATGCCACCTCTTACACTGGCACTCCTTGCCTACGCATGCACATGGCTTGCCCTGGTTTAGCCTGGAAACGGATTGAAAGTCAGAGAGATCATTGGCCTTGAGACTTGCTTGGGAGACCTGGGGAGCATCAGAGGAGTCTTCCTCCTTACTCTCTGATGGGAGCCTTGGAACCGAAGTTCTCAAAGGCTCAATAACTGCCCCTGTGTGATGAGTATCGAGAGAAGCTGAGCATTCTCCTGCACTGAACTCTTTCGGGGTTGCAATTCCCAGCCCACTGCCGCCATCAGGGGAGTCCGCCTGGCTTCTGTGCTTGAGCTGGCTGCTCGAGGAAGCAGCTATTGTACTGCAATGTATAAACTTTGGAGGATGAAGGACAGGAGACTTAGAACGCCGACGACGCTGGGTCCTCACTGCTCCTCGTGAAGACTTCCTTGTAgacctaagaggaaaaaaatgcacaagaaGATGTTGGAATACAGAGGTCTCCTAAAGAGATTCTTTAAGATAGTTGGAAATTTGCCACCTCTCTGGTTTATGAGTCTAAATAAGTTTCCCCCAAAGAGATGTGCCTATCTATTTTCAAGCTGCCTAAGTCTCTGTGTCTCAAAAATGTCAACATCTCCTTATTACCAAGGTATAGAAACAGGAGAGGTAAAGGGGAGTTTAAAATCGCACTTCTTGGACGAACATTTGGCGCAGAATACCTGTCTGCCCTGCCCAACCCTTGGCTTGGGAACCTCTGACCAGTGGGTCTGGAGAAGCACCCTGCACAGACAGCTTAGATTGATGCTGTTAAAACCTCAGTGTTGTGCTCCACGCCCTGAATGCAGCACAGCAGCTTTAGTACCCTGCGGGGCTAATGCTACAAACAGCCACTCTGCCGTGATTACTCAACAGAAGAGCAGATTTAGAATTCATTTCTATCACAGCTGAAAAACAGATTTAGACTCTCTGAAGTTTTCAGATATTGGGAATTATCAGACATACTGTAacgttttataaaattttaaataaataagaattgagggagttccctggtggtgcagtggttaagaatccacctaccaatgcaggggactcgggtttgatccctggtccaggaagatcccacatgccacagggcaactaagcccgtgcaccacagctactgagcctgcgctctagagcctgcaggccacaactactgaagcctgcgtgtctagagcccgtgctccacaacaagagaagccaccgcaatgagaagcccacgcaccacaacgaagagtaggccctgctggctgcaactagagaaagcccgcgtgcagcaaggaagtcccaacgcagccaaaaataaataaatagtaaaaaaaaaaaagaattgagcaaagagaaaaaagactcaAAATTGCCAAgcaaatttgaaaacagaaccaagtagaactttaaaaactttgtAACTGAAATTAAACTAAATAGATGGGCTAAACAGCAGAACACATAcagctaagaaaagaaaatactggagGATAAATCTGAATTATTTAcaacagaggtcagcaaactgcAGTCTCTGAATCAAATCCAGCCCCCTACCTGTTTCTGTACAGCCCATGGACACTGCTCCCATAGGCTAGAACTGTGAGCCAGGCAGACATGCCTGGACCCCGCTTTGCCCCTGTTCTTCCCTCCACTCCCTGTGCCCGTCTTCCTGGCCAGCAGACATGTGCGTTACACCACGGCCTGGGGCCCTCACTGGCTACCGTCTACATGTTGGGGCTCTGCTGTCAACAATCGCTAGGTACTGAGAGGTAGAATCTCAGTTTGTACCAGGCTCTCTGGAGGAGAGAGGGTGTGCTGGAATCTGGGTGCCACTGAGGCAGAGAGTAAAACTGACCCTGGCaatgctccctccccacccatcccACCAGGCTCATCATTTCAGCCTCAGACTGTCTCAGCAACTGAACACAAAGTGTGTCCACCAGCCAGGATGGTGAACATCAAGCaaacagggcagggcaggagttttctccctttttaagtACCTACAAAATATCCCTGGATCTCACCTCTTGGCctccaaagcctaaaatatttattttctgaccCTTTAccaaaaaagtttgccaactcttgACCTAGAAGACAGCACAGAAACTTAAGAGatttggaaaaatgtaaaagttaagAGGTATGTAAGACAGAATAAAAAGTCTGGAGTCTCTGAAAGAAAGAATACAGTGAATGGGAACACAGATAATTTTTTAAGAGATGATGGCTGAGAAATTTTCTGAATTGATGCAAGAAGAGAATCTACAGATACAAGAAGCACACACTAAAGCAGGACAACTAACTGGAGAATATCAAAAACAATAGGAATACCTTAACAGCAGCTAGAGAACTAGGCCgattatttccaaaaaaaaaaattatttgaaaaaagatCCTATAAgtaacacatttttaaacttaatttaatGGACATATATAAAACCTAAGAATGATTAAAGGAGAGCCATTCTTCTCAAACACACATAGAAC from Tursiops truncatus isolate mTurTru1 chromosome 15, mTurTru1.mat.Y, whole genome shotgun sequence includes:
- the OSER1 gene encoding oxidative stress-responsive serine-rich protein 1, producing the protein MKSEAKDGEEESLQTAFKKLRVDASGSVASLSVGEGTSVRASVRTAVDDTKPKTTCASKDSWHGSTRKSSRGAVRTQRRRRSKSPVLHPPKFIHCSTIAASSSSQLKHRSQADSPDGGSGLGIATPKEFSAGECSASLDTHHTGAVIEPLRTSVPRLPSESKEEDSSDAPQVSQASLKANDLSDFQSVSRLNQGKPCACVGKECQCKRWHDMEVYSFSGLQNVPPLAPERRSTLEDYSQSLHTRTLSGSPRSCSEQARVFVDDVTIEDLSGYMEYYLYIPKKMSHMAEMMYT